A region of Bradyrhizobium sp. SZCCHNS1050 DNA encodes the following proteins:
- a CDS encoding YihY/virulence factor BrkB family protein, translating into MLALLGFAFLIHYFDQRPEQTEGSGGASRSGAGHGRLARSPAELPARGWKDVLFRVYENVTEHRIVALAAGMTFYTLLAIFPALAALVAIYGLFSDPAKITGHLEQLQGVMPGGAIDIARDQLTRVSANGRQALGITFLVSLAISLWSANAAMKSLFDTLNIVYREPERRGFIKLNAISLLFTGGAILFALLAIGAVVVLPVLLNYLGMSGAGDLVLRIGRWPAIFICVALGLALIYRYGPDREEPRWRWISWGSALAAALWLAGSALFSWYAANFGSFNATYGSLGAAIGFMTWIWISAIVILIGAELDAELEHQTLRDTTTGAAQPLGTRGATMADTVGRGS; encoded by the coding sequence ATGCTGGCTCTGCTCGGGTTCGCGTTCCTGATCCACTATTTCGATCAGCGGCCCGAACAGACGGAAGGCTCGGGAGGCGCGAGCCGGTCCGGCGCTGGACACGGCCGGCTGGCGCGTTCGCCCGCGGAGCTTCCCGCGCGCGGCTGGAAGGACGTCCTGTTCCGGGTCTATGAAAACGTCACCGAGCACAGGATCGTTGCGCTCGCCGCAGGCATGACGTTCTACACTCTGCTGGCGATCTTTCCGGCGCTGGCCGCGTTGGTGGCGATCTACGGCCTGTTCTCCGATCCGGCCAAAATCACCGGACATCTGGAACAGTTGCAGGGCGTGATGCCCGGCGGCGCCATCGACATCGCGCGCGACCAGTTGACGCGCGTCTCTGCCAACGGCCGTCAGGCGCTCGGCATCACCTTCCTCGTCAGCCTGGCGATCTCGCTGTGGAGCGCCAATGCGGCGATGAAGTCGCTGTTCGACACACTCAACATCGTCTATCGCGAGCCCGAGAGGCGCGGCTTCATCAAGCTGAACGCGATTTCGCTGCTGTTCACCGGCGGCGCGATCCTGTTCGCGCTGCTTGCGATCGGCGCCGTCGTCGTGCTCCCGGTGCTGCTGAACTATCTCGGCATGTCCGGGGCCGGCGACCTGGTGCTGCGGATCGGCCGCTGGCCGGCGATCTTCATCTGCGTCGCGCTCGGACTGGCCCTGATCTATCGCTACGGGCCGGACCGCGAGGAGCCTAGATGGCGCTGGATCAGTTGGGGCAGCGCGCTGGCGGCGGCGCTGTGGCTCGCGGGCTCGGCGCTGTTTTCCTGGTATGCGGCGAATTTCGGCAGCTTCAACGCGACCTACGGCTCGCTCGGCGCCGCCATCGGCTTCATGACCTGGATCTGGATCTCCGCCATCGTGATCCTGATCGGTGCTGAGCTCGATGCCGAATTGGAGCATCAGACCCTGCGCGATACCACCACCGGCGCCGCACAGCCACTTGGCACCCGCGGCGCCACGATGGCTGACACGGTGGGCCGTGGGAGCTGA
- a CDS encoding DUF3551 domain-containing protein: MRRLLFASLSATAVLASFAAISPASAAQDRFCLQGRMWGYPGNCQFSTYRQCQAAASGTDAGCGINPAYAYARQRGYDPRY, translated from the coding sequence ATGCGCCGCCTGTTATTTGCCTCGCTGTCTGCCACCGCCGTCCTCGCGAGCTTCGCCGCGATCTCACCGGCTTCCGCCGCGCAAGACCGCTTCTGCCTGCAGGGCAGGATGTGGGGCTATCCGGGCAACTGTCAGTTCTCCACCTATCGTCAGTGCCAGGCGGCGGCCTCGGGTACCGATGCGGGCTGCGGCATCAACCCCGCTTACGCCTATGCCCGGCAGCGCGGCTACGACCCACGCTATTGA